In the genome of Anomalospiza imberbis isolate Cuckoo-Finch-1a 21T00152 chromosome 29, ASM3175350v1, whole genome shotgun sequence, one region contains:
- the ARHGAP30 gene encoding rho GTPase-activating protein 30 has protein sequence MSLALKARQRARRKGGSRERLFGCDLREHLQRSGQDVPQVLRSCTEFVEQHGVVDGIYRLSGVSSNTQRLRQEFEAQRSPDLSRDVYLQDVHCVSSLCKAYCRELPNPLLTYQLYDKFADAVAIQMEEARLVKIKEVLKELPAPHYRTLEFLMRHLLRMAAHSGRTNMHARNLAIVWAPNLLRSRDIEASGFNGTAAFMEVRVQSIVVEFILTHVEQLFGDAPLRGGDCPRRSLLLPGGSPALHVPAALSQGDGPPQMRPYHTIIELGEHRSKGSLKAKKWRSIFNLGRSGHEAKRKPGKAEEKEKCGKVTLRPAKSMDSLSSGPSGPSGPDAARLLPKLSVKLRPQRQLSSDTAPAPPEPPPELDESLEEPLEAAAESSTKSEPTTPKAPRAGPGVCGRSRAEKCAGLHISGPFSVTVPFHITSNLSRLTRGLPCPALEREQTPGSDPEPARDPRPPSEDAEQTRLSLELRDSFAFLDGPETWLEGGGDAEAAAQSPETGDETPRIEDGTPGIEDGTPRIEDGTPGIEDGIPEIEELTTGMEDGTAGIEDGTPGIHDGIPRIEDGTPGIHDGIPRIEDGTLGIEDGTLGIEDGTLGIEDGTLGIEDGFLAVEEGMESGFMNPGERWAEQPDSYLSIEECTEQDMFFLAPGASDPDSDSDEIFLSAHDELSPLGTPVGPPGEGTALETLENREISVIPETPEIPKVLESPEILETPETPEIPKVLETPETPEIPKVLETPETPEIPKVLETLEILETPETPEILKVLETPETPEISETPEISETPEIPKVPEIPE, from the exons atgtccctggcGCTCAAGGCCCGGCAGCGGGCGAGGCGCAAGGGCGGCTCCCGGGAGCGGCTCTTCGGCTGTGACCTCCGCGAGCATCTCCAGCGCTCAGGGCAGGACG TGCCGCAGGTGCTCCGGAGCTGCACGGAGTTCGTGGAGCAGCACGGGGTGGTCGATGGCATCTACCGCCTGTCCGGGGTGTCCTCCAACACCCAGCGTCTGCG GCAGGAGTTCGAGGCGCAGCGCAGCCCGGACCTGTCGCGGGACGTTTACCTGCAGGACGTTCACTGCGTCAGCTCCCTGTGCAAGGCCTACTGCCGCGAGCTGCCCAACCCCCTGCTCACCTACCAGCTCTACGACAAGTTCGCC gACGCCGTGGCCATCCAGATGGAGGAGGCGCGGCTGGTGAAGATCAAGGAGGTGCTCAAGGAGCTGCCGGCGCCGCACTACAG GACGCTGGAGTTCCTGATGCGCCACCTGCTGCGCATGGCCGCGCACAGCGGGCGCACCAACATGCACGCGCGGAACCTGGCCATCGTGTGGGCCCCCAACCTGCTGCG ctcGAGGGACATCGAGGCCTCGGGGTTCAACGGCACGGCGGCGTTCATGGAGGTGCGCGTGCAGTCCATCGTGGTGGAGTTCATCCTCACCCACGTGGAGCAGCTCTTCGGGGACGCGCCGCTCCGAG gtggggACTGTCCCCGTCGCTCGCTGCTCCTGCCCGGGGGCTCCCCCGCCCTGCACGTCCCGGCCGCGCTGAGCCAGGGCGATGGCCCCCCCCAGATGCGGCCCTACCACACCATCATCGAGCTCGGCGAGCACAG GAGCAAGGGCTCCCTCAAGGCCAAGAAGTGGAGATCCATCTTCAACCTGGGCCGCTCCGGGCACGAGGCCAAGCGGAAGCCGGGGAAGGCGGAGGAGAAAG AGAAGTGCGGGAAGGTCACTCTGCGGCCGGCCAAGAGCATGGACTCGCTCAGCTCCGGCCCCTCCGGACCATCCG GCCCGGACGCCGCCCGGCTGCTGCCGAAGCTGTCGGTGAAGCTGCGGCCGCAGCGGCAGCTCAGCTCGGACacggcccccgcacccccggAACCGCCCCCGGAGCTGGACGagagcctggaggagccccTGGAAGCGGCGGCCGAGAGCAGCACCAAGTCGGAGCCCACCACCCCCAAAGCTccccgggcggggccgggggtcTGCGGCCGCTCCCGCGCCGAGAAATGCGCGGGGCTCCACATCTCGGGCCCCTTCTCGGTCACCGTCCCCTTCCACATCACCTCCAACCTGTCCCGCCTCACCCGGGGGCTCCCGTGCCCCGCGCTGGAACGGGAACAGACCCCCGGCAGCGACCCCGAGCCCgcccgggacccccggccccCCTCCG AAGATGCGGAGCAGACCCggctctccctggagctccGCGACTCCTTCGCCTTCCTGGACGGCCCCGAGACGTGGCTGGAAGGCGGCGGGGACGCGGAGGCGGCGGCGCAGAGCCCCGAGACCGGGGATGAGACCCCCAGGATCGAGGATGGGACCCCCGGGATCGAGGATGGGACCCCCAGGATCGAGGATGGGACCCCCGGGATCGAGGATGGGATCCCCGAGATCGAGGAATTGACCACCGGGATGGAGGATGGGACCGCCGGGATCGAGGATGGGACCCCCGGGATCCATGATGGGATCCCCAGGATCGAGGATGGGACCCCCGGGATCCATGATGGGATCCCCAGGATCGAGGATGGGACCCTCGGGATCGAAGATGGAACCCTCGGGATTGAAGACGGAACCCTCGGGATCGAAGATGGAACCCTCGGGATCGAGGACGGGTTCCTGGCCgtggaggaggggatggagagcGGGTTCATGAAC CCAGGTGAGCGCTGGGCGGAGCAGCCGGACAGTTACCTGTCCATCGAGGAGTGCACGGAGCAGGACATGTTCTTCCTGGCCCCCGGAGCCTCCGACCCCGACTCCGACTCGGACGAAATCTTCCTGAGCGCCCACGACGAGCTCAGCCCGCTGGGGACCCCCGTGGGACCCCCGGGCGaggggacagccctggagacCCTGGAGAACCGAGAGATCTCAGTGATCCCAGAGaccccagaaatcccaaaagTCCTGGAGTCCCCAGAGATCCTGGAGACTCCAGAGaccccagaaatcccaaaagTCCTGGAgaccccagagaccccagaaatcccaaaagTCCTGGAGACTCCAGAGaccccagaaatcccaaaagTCCTGGAGACCCTAGAGATCCTGGAGACTCCAGAGACCCCAGAAATCCTAAAAGTCCTGGAgaccccagagaccccagagatctcagagaccccagagatctcagagaccccagaaatcccaaaagTCCCGGAGATCCCGGAG